In one window of Streptomyces kaniharaensis DNA:
- a CDS encoding DUF4232 domain-containing protein, which yields MSSTSAASPAASGAAGSNGAGAAGASAKPAASGGSGASVTPAAPASRGGNAADRCHTADLKADIQMQPISAVGPTAMVMLTNKSSRTCTVHGYLGYGGLLADNGAVVTGSSRVAHPGQPVEVTLKPGVSAFSGLKWSSCDKAEPTCKVLGGITVTPPDETTQLTANLIGIDGKPVQQVLTVSAAGFTVGSLQPISQGVVFAS from the coding sequence GTGTCCTCGACGTCCGCGGCCTCGCCGGCGGCCTCGGGAGCAGCGGGATCGAACGGGGCCGGGGCGGCCGGGGCCTCGGCGAAGCCGGCCGCTTCTGGTGGGTCCGGCGCGTCGGTCACGCCCGCAGCGCCGGCGTCTCGCGGCGGGAACGCCGCGGACCGCTGCCACACGGCCGACCTGAAGGCGGACATCCAGATGCAGCCCATCTCCGCCGTCGGGCCCACCGCGATGGTGATGCTCACCAACAAGAGCTCGCGCACCTGCACGGTCCACGGCTACCTCGGTTACGGCGGGCTGCTGGCCGACAACGGCGCGGTGGTGACCGGCAGTTCACGGGTCGCCCACCCCGGCCAGCCGGTCGAGGTCACCCTCAAGCCGGGCGTCTCGGCGTTCTCCGGCCTCAAGTGGTCCTCCTGTGACAAGGCCGAGCCGACCTGCAAGGTTCTGGGCGGCATCACCGTCACCCCGCCCGACGAGACCACCCAGCTCACCGCCAACCTCATCGGCATCGACGGCAAGCCGGTCCAGCAAGTGCTGACCGTCTCCGCCGCCGGTTTCACGGTCGGCTCCCTCCAGCCGATCAGCCAGGGCGTGGTCTTCGCCTCCTGA